Part of the Geoanaerobacter pelophilus genome, TGAGGGAGGTTATGGCCAGCGAGATCATGGGGCCGATCATCAAGGTTATCGGGATTGCCGGCCCTGGCGATCCGCTGGCCAATGAAGAGACCTTTGAGACCTTTCGCCTGGTCGGCGAAGAGTTTCCGCATCTGATCAAATGCATGAGCACCAACGGTTTGTTGTTGCCTGAGAAAATAGACCTGCTCAATGAGCTGGGGTTGCATTCCCTGACAGTGACTCTCAATGCGCTCGATGCTCAAGTGGGAGGGAGAATCTACAGTCATATAAACTACCATGGCCAGAAATACACCGGTGCGGAAGCGGCACGCATTCTCATTGCCAACCAGTTGCAGGGGCTAAAAAAGGCGGCAGAGTTTGGCATGACGATAAAGGTGAATACCGTACTTATCCCAGGTGTTAACGATGCAGAAGTCCCGGCCATTGCCGAAAAGGTAAAAGAACTCGGCGCATTTGTCATGAACGTCATGCCGCTTATTCCCCAGGCTGATTTTGCAGGAGTAACCCCGCCATCACCTGAAATGCTTGAGTCGGTGCGGACGGCCAATGAACGGATTATCGGCCAGTTCAAGCATTGCCGCCAGTGTCGGGCCGATGCCGTTGGCTTGATCGGCCAAGATATGCAATTCGCCAAGGCCTCATGTTCTGGTAATTGAAATGATAGTAGATTCTTTTGATCAGTCCGAAATTGAACTGTTCCTGGATCTTGCCGCAGCAGAGGGGTGGATATCTGACCAATGGGAGTTGGCTTTTCTCCTCAAGGCATTTCCTCAGGGGTGTTTTGTCGCCCGTGAAACCGGAGGAGTGCCGGTAGCATTCATTACTTCGGTTGCCTACCGCAACAGTGGCTGGATCGGCAATCTCATAGTTCATCAGGATTTCCGACGCAGGGGGATAGCTTCACTGTTGATGACCAAATGCATGGAGTCCCTCGGATTAACTGGTGTTCGAACCATCTGGCTGACAGCATCACCTTCAGGTGCCCCTCTCTATAAAGGTCTTGGTTTCCAGACGATAGACCATGTGGCACGTTGGTATCTGAATAGATCTTTTGCGGTATCTCCTGAGACAGCCGCATCAGAGCAGGGGTTTCAGGAACTGCTTTGCCATGACAGCGTCGGCTGGGGGGATGACCGTTCGGCCATCTGCCATGAGAAGCTCCGGCTTGGCAAGTTATTCATGGATGGCGGTTCGTCGCTGATTATCCACAACACCGGCACACACTCATATATCGGCCCGTGGGTCGGTGGTTCGGAGCTGTGCGCGGAGCGACTATTAGCGAGGATCTATTCCCGGTTGACCGATAATGGCGCTACCTGTCTGGATGTCCCTGTCGGTAATCCATGGTCTAAAGCAATGCTGGAAAAATTTGGCTTTGTATGTAGCGGTGAGACCGTTCTCATGTATCATGGAGATATCCCGGATTATCGGCCCGATACAATTTATGCACTTGCTTCGATGGGGAGCATAGGCTGAGAGATTTAGAAAGTTACAGAGGGGCACTGAAATGCAGCTGATAGCATGTATCAAGCAGGTACCGGACACGACGCAGGTAAAGA contains:
- a CDS encoding radical SAM protein, yielding MATTCSAKKNIQGHPCFGGNHHKNGRMHLAVAPRCNIKCGYCSRRHDCANESRPGVTSRLLTPLEAIAKVREVMASEIMGPIIKVIGIAGPGDPLANEETFETFRLVGEEFPHLIKCMSTNGLLLPEKIDLLNELGLHSLTVTLNALDAQVGGRIYSHINYHGQKYTGAEAARILIANQLQGLKKAAEFGMTIKVNTVLIPGVNDAEVPAIAEKVKELGAFVMNVMPLIPQADFAGVTPPSPEMLESVRTANERIIGQFKHCRQCRADAVGLIGQDMQFAKASCSGN
- a CDS encoding GNAT family N-acetyltransferase; this encodes MIVDSFDQSEIELFLDLAAAEGWISDQWELAFLLKAFPQGCFVARETGGVPVAFITSVAYRNSGWIGNLIVHQDFRRRGIASLLMTKCMESLGLTGVRTIWLTASPSGAPLYKGLGFQTIDHVARWYLNRSFAVSPETAASEQGFQELLCHDSVGWGDDRSAICHEKLRLGKLFMDGGSSLIIHNTGTHSYIGPWVGGSELCAERLLARIYSRLTDNGATCLDVPVGNPWSKAMLEKFGFVCSGETVLMYHGDIPDYRPDTIYALASMGSIG